A region of the Litchfieldia alkalitelluris genome:
GGCTTAAATAGACGGAAAAATTTCTCTTATTTGACTCAAAAAGCTTGAAAATAGGTAATTTGCTTTTTATAGGTGGAAAAACTCCACCTATTTACCCTAAAATGAGCTCTAATTTGACATTAGCGGAAAAATCTCCGCTTATTGGCGTTCCCACTCGACCCTAAAAACCTGTCTGAACCTCGCCCCCAGAAAACTTTACCACTTTTATTGTCTAACCTTCCCACATTTCACACAGCTCCTCCCCATACTCCACATTCAACCTTGTCCAAACCAACATACGCCCACACTCCACTTATTCCCCTCTCAAACCAAACAAACTCTCCCACACAAAAAAACCAGACCCCACCCCAGCAGGATCTGATTTTCTCTTTTATCGATTCAATAGACTTCCAACATAACGCAGTAATTCATTTGCTGACGTTGAATTATAGCCATGCTCATCAATCAGTCTTGCAACAACTTCATTGACCTTTTTAAGCTGCTGTTCATCCGGAGTCTTCGATGATGTTGTAATTTTAACAACATCTTTCAAATCAGCAAATAGCTTCTTCTGAATCGCTTCTCTTAATCTCTCATGGGAATTATAATTAAATCTCTTGCCTTTACGAGCATATGCAGAGATTCGGATTAAGATTTCTTCTCGGAATGCCTTTTTTGCATTTTCAGAGATTCCGATTTGCTCTTCTATTGATCTCATTAACTTTTCATCTGGATTCATTTCCTCACCAGTTAATGGATCGCGTAATTTATTTTTATTACAGTAAGCTTCAACATTATCCAAATAATTTTCCATTAATGTTTTAGCAGACTCTTCGTAAGAATATACGAATGCTTTTTGCACTTCTTTTTTCGCAATATCATCGTATTCTTTACGTGCTAAGGAAATGAAGTTTAGATAACGCTCACGATCTTCATTTGATATCGAAGGATGATGCTCAAGTCCTTCTTTCAATGAGCGTAGCACGTCTAAGGCATTGATTGACGGATTTTCATCTTTACGAATAATGGTTGAAGAAATTCGGTTGATCACATAACGAGGGTCAATCCCGCTCATTCCTTCATCCGCATATTCTTTCTTAAGCTCCTCCACATCAACTGCATTAAAGCCTTCTACACTTTCTCCATCATATAAGCGCATCTTCTTAATTAAATCAATATCACCTTTTTTAGGTGCCTTTAATCGAGAAAGAATGGTAAACATTGCCGCCACTTTTAATGTATGTGGTGCAATATGCACTTCGTGAACGTCACTTTCTCTAATCATTTTTTCATAAATGCGTTCTTCTTCTGACACTCGAAGGTTATAAGGAACAGGCATGACAATAATCCGTGAGTGCAGAGCCTCATTTTTCTTATTACTAATAAACGAGCGGTACTCTGTTTCGTTCGTATGAGCGACAATTAGCTCATCAGCTGAAATCAGGGCAAATCTACCAGCCTTGAAATTTCCCTCTTGAGTTAGGGATAACAAATGCCATAGGAACTTTTCATCACACTTAAGCATTTCTTGGAATTCCATCATTCCTCGATTCGCTTTGTTCAATTCCCCATCAAATCGATATGCGCGTGGATCTGATTCTGAACCAAACTCAGCAATGGTAGAAAAGTCGATACTTCCAGTTAAATCAGCAATATCCTGTGACTTAGGATCAGATGGACTAAAAGTTCCAATACCTACACGCTTATCCTCAGACAAGAAAATTCGTTCAACCATCACATCTTCAATTCGGCCGCCATATTCTTTTTGAAGTCTCATCATATTTAATGGTGAGAGATTTCCTTCAATTCGAACCCCATATTCTTGTTGAAAGTCTTCACGCAGATGTTGTGGGATTAAATGTAAAGGATCCTCATGCATCGGACAACCTTTAATTGCATATACGGCACCTCGGTCAGAAAGTGTATAAGCTTCCAAACCTCTTTTGAGCATCGTAACTAGAGTTGATTTTCCTCCACTTACTGGTCCCATGAGTAATAAAATACGCTTCCTAACATCTAATCGTTTAGCAGCTGGATGAAAATACTCTTCAACCAACCTTTCTAAAGGCTCTTCTAATCCAAACAACTGATGATCGAAAAATTTATATTTTCTTTTGCCATTGACCTCTTCAATACCAGCGTCTTTAATCATATTGTAAACTCTAGAATGAGCCGATTGAGCAACCCAAGGCTGTTCTTTAATAATTTCTAAATACTCAGCAAAGGTACCTTCCCACTGCAGACGCTGCTCTTCTTCACGATACTTTTCAATTTTCTTTAAAATATCCATATGGGCCTCCTCGATATTTGGTGATGATGACTCTGCGTGTTAATACACTTTATGCGAGGATGTCCGCTAACATTCGTTGAAATTCGAAAGAAACAAGGGGGACAAGGCAATTATTTTTATACCTCTGATAGCATAAAACAGTCCTCTCTGGGGTTTGACAGAGGATTGTTTGTATTGTTACTTTTGCTTAAATATGCTTTTCATATCCGAATATAGTTTATAATTAATTCACTAGTCCTCATCCAAGTTTCCATAATTGCTTTATCAAATTAGCATACACTCTCTCTTTGAAATAGAATTGGTCTTTTCTGAAAGATTGTTGTCAATTGACCCAGTTTTAATTTAATATGTATTATTGTTGCAGAATCTTGGATTTATTTTAGGAAGAAAAGAAAAGATGCCACTCTAGTTAACTTAAAGACCTTGCAAAAGCAACAAGGTTTACGAAAATAGCTAAATTAAAAAATGAAAAAGGAGATTTATACAATGGAAGTTCAACAAAAAGTTGCCCTACGCCACCTAGGTCACACGGATTTACAAATATCTGCTTTAGGGCTAGGTTGCTGGCAGTTCGGTGGGAATTACTGGACAAAATTAAAACAAAAAGACATTGATGAAATCGTTAAGATTTGCCTTAGTGGTGGAATCAATTGGTTTGACACTGCAGAAGTGTATGGAAAAGGCTCATCAGAGATGGCTTTATCTGAATCACTTTTCAACATTAATGTAAATGAAGAAGATGCTCTTATTGCTACAAAATGGTGGCCACTTTTTAGACGAGCAAATTCGATTCCTAAGACCATTGACCAGCGAATCAAAGCATTAAATGGTAGGAGGATTGATTTATATCAAGTACATCAACCCTTCTCTTTTTCTAGTGTCAGAGATCAAATGAAAGCAATGGCAGAATTAATTCGGATAAATAAAATCCGTTATGTGGGAGTCAGTAATTTTAGTGCAAAGAAAATGGCAGATGCTGATGATACATTAAAAAAGCAAGGGTATTTCCTTGCATCAAATCAGGTGAAATATAGTTTATTAGATCGTCGAATAGAAACAAACGGGGTATTAGATACAGCAAAAGAACGAGGCATTACAGTTATTGCTTATTCTCCATTAGAGCAAGGAATACTCTCAGGAAAGTTTCATAAAAATCCTGAGATCATCAAAAATATGACTGGTCCAAGAAAACATTCGAAACTTTTAAAGCCAGCAGGACTTGAAAAAACGAAACCACTTATTGACTTATTAGAGAAAATGGCAGCGAAGTACGAAGTGAGTTCTAGCCAAATTGCTTTAAATTGGCTCATCCATTTTCATGGTGATACGGTTGTTGCCATTCCAGGCGCCACTAAACCTCATCATGCCAAAGAAAACATTGGTGCGTTAAACTTCACTTTAACTCAGGAAGATATGGATGAAATTAACATCGTATCGAAAACTATAGCTAAATTATAAAAAAACGCTACGGCGCCCGAATACTAAGCAACATTTATAAGACAGGCGCTGACTAGGATGAATTGGTTTGAATTCATCTTTGAAGGGACTATTGCTTATCCACCTCAAATTTAATTAGACCTGAGAGCCGGTAGCACTGGAACTAGACATTAAAACTACGTAAAAATTTTAAAACGTTAAAAAAGGAAGAGTCTATCACACTTTAGATGTTTAAGACTCTAACCCCACAATTAAATGACAAAATAACTGAATCTCATTCCTTAGCTCGTCACAAAATCTCCACCATTAATGTGAATGATTTGACCTGTCACGTAACTCGAATCCCCAGAGGCTAAATATACATATGCTGGTGCTAATTCATACGGTTGACCAGCTCGACCCAATTCAGTATCCGAACCGAATGTCATAACATCTTCTGCCGGAAAACTCGCTGGAATTAACGGAGTCCAAATGGGACCAGGTGCAATGCCATTTACGCGAATTCCTTTTTCAGCTAACTGAAGTGCTAACGTTCGTGTGAAAGTGACAACCGCCCCTTTTGTTGCTGAATAATCAAGTAACTGTCTGTGCCCTTTATAAGCAACAATTGAAGCTGTATTAATAATGGTATCTCCTTTTTTCATGTGAGGAAGTGCTGCCTTTGTTAGGTAAAAATAAGAAAAAACATTGGTTTGAAATGTGTGAACAAGCTGTTCATTGGTAATATCTAATATGCTTTCCTGAACATATTGAACAGCGCAATTATTTACAAGGATATTGATTTTCCCAAATGTATCAAGAGTTTTTTGAACAACTAACTGGCTAGAATCAGGATGTCTCATGTCGGCAGCTATTGCAAGGCACTTTCTTCCAGATCTTTCAATTCGATTTTTCGTTTCAGTTGCATCTCTTTCTTCATTAAGATACACAATAACTATATCAGCACCCTCTTTGGCGAAGGCAATGGCTACCGCTTTTCCAATCCCACTATCACCACCTGTAATGACAGCTACCTTACCCTGTAGCTTGCCTGTGCCTTTATACATAGGATCTTCTGACACGGGCCGGGGTTTCATTAACCATTCGAAACCAGGTTGAAAAGGTTGATGCTGTGGGGGAAACTCTATTTCTTTATCATTTTTTACTTTTAAGAATTCATAAGGATTACTCAATTTTTTTACTCCTCTCCTACTCAGTCTTTTTAGTCTATGTAATAGGCAATTTGAAGGTAACCTAGAAAAAAAGCATCTCTTAAAGAAAACTTTGTCCACAATTTACATTCACAAGTGAAATGGGTTAAGATATAATTAAAGAATATCTGTTGATTTACGTAATCAAGGAGGAAAAAACCATGAAATTAATTCTAATTATAGGTGTAAGCTTGACGTTTCTATCGGCAATCTTTGCGGCAGGATACAATGATAAGCCAAGTGCGAAAAACAAATAAAAAAACGACCCGCTGCTGGGTCGTTTTTTTATGATAATCTAGGGTAGTTCTGCTGGCGTAATACTTCATAGAGCAAAACTGCTGCTGTGTTTGATACATTTAGTGAAGAAACAACATCAGTCATTGGCAGTCTTACACAGCGTTCCACATTGTTCTCTATAAGTTCTTTCGGTAAGCCACTTGTTTCTCTTCCAAAAACAAAAAAGTGTTCTTTGTCCAAATCACTAAAATCAAATGAGCTATGTGCTTTTTCTCCAAACTTCGTAATGAAATAAAATTCACCATTTTCGTGTTTTT
Encoded here:
- a CDS encoding PrkA family serine protein kinase gives rise to the protein MDILKKIEKYREEEQRLQWEGTFAEYLEIIKEQPWVAQSAHSRVYNMIKDAGIEEVNGKRKYKFFDHQLFGLEEPLERLVEEYFHPAAKRLDVRKRILLLMGPVSGGKSTLVTMLKRGLEAYTLSDRGAVYAIKGCPMHEDPLHLIPQHLREDFQQEYGVRIEGNLSPLNMMRLQKEYGGRIEDVMVERIFLSEDKRVGIGTFSPSDPKSQDIADLTGSIDFSTIAEFGSESDPRAYRFDGELNKANRGMMEFQEMLKCDEKFLWHLLSLTQEGNFKAGRFALISADELIVAHTNETEYRSFISNKKNEALHSRIIVMPVPYNLRVSEEERIYEKMIRESDVHEVHIAPHTLKVAAMFTILSRLKAPKKGDIDLIKKMRLYDGESVEGFNAVDVEELKKEYADEGMSGIDPRYVINRISSTIIRKDENPSINALDVLRSLKEGLEHHPSISNEDRERYLNFISLARKEYDDIAKKEVQKAFVYSYEESAKTLMENYLDNVEAYCNKNKLRDPLTGEEMNPDEKLMRSIEEQIGISENAKKAFREEILIRISAYARKGKRFNYNSHERLREAIQKKLFADLKDVVKITTSSKTPDEQQLKKVNEVVARLIDEHGYNSTSANELLRYVGSLLNR
- a CDS encoding aldo/keto reductase, whose product is MEVQQKVALRHLGHTDLQISALGLGCWQFGGNYWTKLKQKDIDEIVKICLSGGINWFDTAEVYGKGSSEMALSESLFNINVNEEDALIATKWWPLFRRANSIPKTIDQRIKALNGRRIDLYQVHQPFSFSSVRDQMKAMAELIRINKIRYVGVSNFSAKKMADADDTLKKQGYFLASNQVKYSLLDRRIETNGVLDTAKERGITVIAYSPLEQGILSGKFHKNPEIIKNMTGPRKHSKLLKPAGLEKTKPLIDLLEKMAAKYEVSSSQIALNWLIHFHGDTVVAIPGATKPHHAKENIGALNFTLTQEDMDEINIVSKTIAKL
- a CDS encoding SDR family oxidoreductase; the protein is MSNPYEFLKVKNDKEIEFPPQHQPFQPGFEWLMKPRPVSEDPMYKGTGKLQGKVAVITGGDSGIGKAVAIAFAKEGADIVIVYLNEERDATETKNRIERSGRKCLAIAADMRHPDSSQLVVQKTLDTFGKINILVNNCAVQYVQESILDITNEQLVHTFQTNVFSYFYLTKAALPHMKKGDTIINTASIVAYKGHRQLLDYSATKGAVVTFTRTLALQLAEKGIRVNGIAPGPIWTPLIPASFPAEDVMTFGSDTELGRAGQPYELAPAYVYLASGDSSYVTGQIIHINGGDFVTS
- the trmL gene encoding tRNA (uridine(34)/cytosine(34)/5-carboxymethylaminomethyluridine(34)-2'-O)-methyltransferase TrmL, with amino-acid sequence MKIVGLNVVLYQPETPANTGNIARTCAATNATLHLIRPLGFSTDNKILKRAGLDYWQFVNVQYYDSLEELFEKHENGEFYFITKFGEKAHSSFDFSDLDKEHFFVFGRETSGLPKELIENNVERCVRLPMTDVVSSLNVSNTAAVLLYEVLRQQNYPRLS